From the genome of Streptomyces showdoensis, one region includes:
- a CDS encoding FAD-binding oxidoreductase, translating to MDMLWSGWGDPAKAAPLPESVTGLLRDLLGVTPRESGPSALAHIEAPAPALTDEANGALRAAVAAPDGVRDDAESRIRHTRGKSTPDLLRIRAGEVDDIPAAVVLPADHDEVLAVLRACADHGLSAVPFGGGTSVVGGLAPTTKRPFVALDLRRLDRLLAVDEVSRTATLQPGLRGPEAEALLNARGWTLGHFPQSFEWATVGGFAAARSSGQASAGYGRFDEMVLGLTVATPEGTLESGRAPRSAAGPDLRQLILGSEGALGVITAVTVRVRPLPSTRVYEGWRFASFEAGTAALRRLSQDGPRPTVLRLSDESETFIGLAQPDAIGDAELPPNPGCMAIVGFEGTEEETAARRTAVREVLLACDGEFIGEEPGDKWEHGRYNAPYLRDALLDAGAFAETLETAAFWSAVPGLYAAVRDTLTRTLTEAGTPPLVMCHISHTYENGASLYFTVVSAQGEDAVAHWAPVKRAANDAILAAGGTISHHHGVGTDHRDWYAGEIGPLGIRMLQAVKAEVDPSGVLSPGVLIPLR from the coding sequence GTGGACATGTTGTGGAGCGGCTGGGGCGACCCGGCCAAGGCGGCGCCCCTGCCCGAATCGGTCACCGGCCTGCTGCGGGACCTGCTCGGCGTCACCCCCCGCGAGAGCGGCCCGTCCGCCCTCGCCCACATCGAAGCGCCCGCCCCGGCGCTGACCGACGAGGCGAACGGGGCCCTGCGCGCCGCCGTCGCCGCACCCGACGGCGTGCGCGACGACGCCGAGAGCCGCATCCGGCACACCCGCGGCAAGTCGACCCCCGACCTGCTGCGCATCCGCGCCGGCGAGGTCGACGACATCCCGGCCGCCGTGGTGCTCCCCGCCGACCACGACGAGGTCCTCGCCGTGCTGCGCGCCTGCGCAGACCACGGCCTGTCCGCGGTCCCGTTCGGCGGCGGCACCTCCGTCGTCGGCGGCCTCGCGCCCACCACCAAGCGGCCCTTCGTCGCCCTGGACCTCCGTCGGCTCGACCGGCTCCTCGCCGTGGACGAGGTCTCGCGCACCGCGACCCTGCAGCCCGGCCTGCGCGGCCCGGAGGCCGAGGCGCTCCTCAACGCCCGGGGCTGGACGCTCGGCCACTTCCCGCAGTCCTTCGAATGGGCCACCGTCGGCGGCTTCGCCGCCGCCCGCTCCAGCGGCCAGGCCTCGGCCGGCTACGGACGCTTCGACGAGATGGTCCTCGGCCTGACCGTCGCCACCCCCGAAGGCACCCTGGAGTCCGGCCGTGCCCCGCGCTCGGCGGCCGGCCCCGACCTGCGCCAGCTGATCCTCGGCTCCGAAGGCGCCCTCGGCGTCATCACCGCGGTCACCGTCCGCGTCCGGCCCCTCCCCTCCACGCGCGTCTACGAGGGCTGGCGCTTCGCCTCCTTCGAGGCGGGCACGGCCGCATTGCGCCGGCTCTCCCAGGACGGCCCGCGGCCCACCGTGCTCCGCCTCTCCGACGAGTCGGAGACCTTCATCGGACTCGCCCAGCCGGACGCCATCGGCGACGCCGAACTCCCGCCGAACCCGGGCTGCATGGCCATCGTCGGCTTCGAGGGCACCGAGGAGGAGACCGCCGCCCGCCGCACCGCCGTCCGTGAGGTCCTCCTCGCCTGCGACGGCGAGTTCATCGGCGAGGAGCCCGGCGACAAGTGGGAGCACGGCCGCTACAACGCGCCCTACCTGCGCGACGCCCTGCTCGACGCCGGCGCCTTCGCCGAGACGCTGGAGACCGCCGCCTTCTGGTCCGCGGTCCCCGGCCTCTACGCGGCGGTCCGCGACACCCTGACCCGGACCCTCACCGAGGCTGGCACCCCGCCGCTCGTCATGTGCCACATCTCGCACACGTACGAGAACGGGGCCTCGCTCTACTTCACCGTCGTCTCCGCGCAGGGCGAGGACGCCGTCGCCCACTGGGCGCCGGTGAAGCGGGCGGCCAACGACGCCATCCTGGCGGCGGGCGGCACCATCAGCCACCACCACGGCGTCGGCACCGACCACCGCGACTGGTACGCCGGCGAGATCGGCCCCCTCGGCATCCGCATGCTGCAGGCGGTCAAGGCCGAGGTCGACCCGTCCGGCGTGCTCAGCCCCGGGGTCCTCATCCCGCTCCGCTGA
- a CDS encoding diacylglycerol/lipid kinase family protein, with translation MRQFTAVVNPTAGGSSGTAGLLPLARLLREAGAALDTVYSRSLEHAQELARDAGVKGHVVLAVGGDGMAGTVGGALSGTDTVFGLVPAGRGNDFARALGLPTDAPGLAKVLLDGAPRAVDTIEVESARHARVCVLGSVYAGVDAVANRHANASRLLRGAASYYAGGLRAVLAWKPATYRITVDGTLHERTGYTVVAANSGFYGFGRKVAPGARVDDGVLDVVVIKQAPKRLFFAMMNELKTGVHVQRPEVEILRGTEIRIEADRPLPYGADGEVDATLPVTLRVRPGALNVLA, from the coding sequence ATGCGACAGTTCACCGCCGTCGTCAACCCCACCGCAGGGGGTTCCAGCGGCACGGCGGGCCTGCTCCCGCTGGCCCGGCTGCTCAGGGAGGCGGGTGCGGCACTCGACACCGTCTACAGCCGCAGCCTGGAGCACGCCCAGGAACTCGCCCGGGACGCGGGAGTGAAGGGGCACGTCGTGCTCGCCGTCGGCGGTGACGGCATGGCCGGCACCGTCGGCGGCGCGCTGAGCGGCACGGACACGGTCTTCGGCCTGGTCCCGGCCGGCCGGGGCAACGACTTCGCCCGCGCCCTGGGGCTTCCCACCGACGCCCCGGGCCTGGCGAAGGTCCTGCTCGACGGCGCACCGCGGGCCGTCGACACCATCGAGGTGGAGTCGGCCCGGCACGCGCGGGTCTGCGTCCTCGGCAGCGTGTACGCGGGCGTCGACGCGGTCGCCAACCGCCACGCCAACGCCTCCCGGCTGCTCCGCGGCGCCGCCTCCTACTACGCGGGCGGGCTGCGGGCGGTCCTCGCCTGGAAGCCCGCCACGTACCGGATCACGGTCGACGGGACGCTCCACGAGCGCACCGGCTACACCGTGGTCGCCGCCAACTCCGGCTTCTACGGCTTCGGGAGGAAGGTCGCGCCGGGCGCCCGCGTCGACGACGGCGTGCTCGACGTCGTCGTCATCAAGCAGGCGCCCAAACGCCTCTTCTTCGCCATGATGAACGAGCTGAAGACGGGCGTGCACGTCCAGCGCCCCGAGGTGGAGATCCTGCGCGGCACGGAGATCCGCATCGAAGCCGACCGCCCCCTCCCGTACGGCGCCGACGGCGAGGTCGACGCGACCCTGCCGGTGACCCTCCGGGTCCGCCCCGGCGCCCTGAACGTGCTGGCCTGA
- a CDS encoding alpha/beta hydrolase codes for MTTNHAISRRTLVAGALLGTASALLPASASARAAAAGTPGSPLRLSAPTGPHPVGLRTVHLTDPSRTDPWVGGAREVMLTVLYPARTVRGFPRAPQLSPAAAEVFAGLAPHVHRGLPEPGAVDWGAVLTHGHVDAPPLPGRRPVLLYGPGGGDSRTLGTGLAEDLASHGRVVVLVDHPGDATQVELPSGMRTTVLFGPPDPATFRTMIDTRVADLRFVLDRLGGLPTAPVMDTGRIGVYGHSAGGTAAVYAAHADRRIGAVANLEGYLDLHPLGAPARFDRPLLLLRTDGFDGAARIDRSWAGLTAERARLTRSGHWAFTDYAALVPQLQAAGLVTAAARAELVGTGAPARIGAELRHRVGSFFDRRLRQPRGPEVPRLR; via the coding sequence ATGACGACGAACCACGCCATCAGCCGCCGCACCCTGGTCGCGGGGGCGCTCCTCGGCACCGCCTCCGCTCTGCTGCCCGCGAGCGCCTCGGCGCGGGCCGCCGCCGCGGGGACTCCCGGATCGCCGCTCCGGCTGTCGGCGCCGACCGGTCCGCACCCCGTCGGCCTGCGCACGGTCCACCTCACCGATCCCTCCCGTACCGACCCGTGGGTGGGCGGGGCCCGGGAGGTGATGCTCACGGTGCTGTACCCGGCCCGTACCGTCCGCGGCTTCCCGCGCGCCCCGCAGCTCTCGCCCGCCGCCGCCGAGGTCTTCGCCGGTCTCGCCCCGCACGTGCACCGGGGGCTTCCGGAGCCGGGGGCGGTGGACTGGGGCGCGGTCCTCACCCACGGGCACGTGGACGCGCCGCCGCTGCCCGGGCGCCGCCCGGTGCTGCTGTACGGCCCGGGCGGCGGCGACTCCCGGACCCTCGGCACGGGTCTCGCCGAGGATCTGGCGAGCCACGGCCGGGTCGTCGTCCTCGTCGACCATCCCGGCGACGCGACGCAGGTGGAGCTCCCGAGCGGCATGCGGACGACCGTGCTGTTCGGCCCGCCGGACCCGGCGACCTTCCGCACGATGATCGACACCCGGGTCGCGGACCTCCGCTTCGTCCTCGACCGGCTCGGCGGGCTGCCGACGGCCCCGGTCATGGACACGGGCCGGATCGGGGTCTACGGGCACTCGGCCGGCGGGACCGCCGCCGTGTACGCGGCGCACGCCGACCGGCGGATCGGCGCCGTGGCGAACCTGGAGGGCTACCTCGACCTCCATCCCCTCGGCGCCCCCGCCCGCTTCGACCGTCCGCTGCTGCTCCTGCGCACCGACGGCTTCGACGGCGCCGCCCGCATCGACCGCTCGTGGGCCGGGCTGACCGCCGAGCGTGCCCGGCTCACCCGGAGCGGCCACTGGGCGTTCACCGACTACGCCGCGCTCGTCCCGCAGCTCCAGGCCGCCGGGCTCGTGACGGCCGCCGCGCGGGCCGAGCTGGTCGGCACCGGCGCCCCGGCGCGGATCGGGGCGGAGCTCCGGCACCGGGTCGGGTCCTTCTTCGACCGCCGGCTCCGGCAGCCGCGCGGCCCCGAAGTGCCCCGGCTCCGGTGA
- a CDS encoding helix-turn-helix domain-containing protein — translation MLRIHFTVDDVAGVRFAPRPAPLQELHAALTTAVAPRREPLFGRWRDRVLRTLPAASEPLADLVPAGRPPAFLDVLGDTLTASFERIRSTDPDTVRRELERVYGAGRPAPRWVRDLHAGEETAWRTVHRAQRAAYETVLAPVWPVVQDLHRDEFARHALTVAAHGTAAGLTALAPGSRFHEGVWEWPGAAARDVRLGGRGLVLLPTFHHPAGPLLQDLPGRAVVLTYPAGPGLPPVPEGEAGPDDALAPVLGRTRAELLRLLSGPHSTTELARALRVSNATASAHAAALRGAGLLATRRTGRSVTHERTALGTLLVADGRPPSTSPGEDG, via the coding sequence GTGCTGCGCATCCATTTCACGGTGGACGACGTCGCGGGGGTCCGCTTCGCCCCGCGCCCGGCACCGCTGCAGGAGCTGCACGCCGCCCTGACGACGGCCGTCGCGCCCCGCCGCGAGCCGCTGTTCGGCCGGTGGCGGGACCGCGTGCTCCGCACCCTCCCCGCCGCCTCCGAACCGCTCGCCGACCTCGTCCCGGCAGGCCGCCCGCCCGCCTTCCTCGACGTCCTCGGCGACACGCTCACGGCGAGCTTCGAACGGATCCGGTCCACGGACCCCGACACCGTCCGCCGGGAACTGGAGCGGGTGTACGGGGCGGGGCGGCCCGCGCCCCGCTGGGTCCGAGACCTGCACGCGGGCGAGGAGACGGCCTGGCGCACCGTGCACCGCGCCCAGCGGGCCGCGTACGAGACGGTGCTCGCCCCGGTGTGGCCCGTCGTCCAGGACCTGCACCGCGACGAGTTCGCCCGCCACGCCCTGACCGTCGCCGCACACGGAACGGCCGCCGGGCTGACCGCCCTGGCCCCGGGCAGCCGCTTCCACGAGGGCGTCTGGGAGTGGCCGGGCGCCGCGGCGCGCGACGTGCGCCTCGGGGGCCGGGGCCTCGTCCTGCTGCCGACCTTCCACCACCCGGCGGGCCCGCTCCTCCAGGACCTCCCGGGCCGCGCCGTGGTCCTCACGTACCCGGCGGGCCCCGGCCTCCCACCCGTACCCGAGGGGGAGGCCGGGCCCGACGACGCCTTGGCGCCCGTCCTCGGCCGCACCCGCGCCGAACTCCTGCGCCTCCTCTCCGGACCCCACTCCACCACGGAGCTGGCCCGCGCCCTCCGGGTGAGCAACGCGACGGCCTCCGCCCACGCGGCCGCGCTGCGGGGCGCGGGGCTGCTGGCGACGCGGCGGACCGGCCGATCGGTGACGCACGAGCGGACGGCGCTCGGGACGCTGCTGGTCGCGGACGGCCGGCCCCCCTCGACCAGCCCCGGGGAGGACGGCTGA
- a CDS encoding tetratricopeptide repeat protein yields the protein MAGQLSGATRAKASAPEYQGALGSLSVNASLPEVLAKGVEELRAAERAGDLAEVARCGLAVAEACRRLGRIDEADRAWKASYRAARSAGNEGAMAWALWSGGTLARQRGELRLAYRLLRLAAEAGERGGDVVVRGYSLAGLAETGRIQGDYEAVGRLHEQLLAEARRRGEARHTVWALEGIAQMHRNTGSYDKALALFEEAAETASRAEDRRGWAWALRGIADVVSVRDGDVDRALDLLSRAEEACREIRLASALAYNHKMRGNVLYRAGRYEEARELYALALEEFQGMEEPRGTALSRLGLVKSRARLGRDTARTAGELAELRTTLDRIGLRHARDMVDKAAAELGVGPLPDHGGDGHGQEEPVLPAVGAEALRAVDVEALR from the coding sequence ATGGCAGGTCAGCTGAGCGGGGCGACGCGGGCGAAGGCGTCCGCACCGGAATACCAGGGGGCGCTCGGGTCCCTGTCGGTGAACGCCTCCCTGCCCGAGGTGCTCGCCAAGGGCGTCGAGGAGCTCCGGGCGGCGGAGCGGGCCGGGGACCTGGCCGAGGTGGCCCGCTGCGGGCTCGCCGTGGCGGAGGCGTGCCGCAGGCTGGGCCGGATCGACGAGGCCGACCGGGCGTGGAAGGCGAGCTACCGGGCGGCGCGTTCGGCCGGGAACGAAGGAGCGATGGCCTGGGCCCTGTGGAGCGGCGGCACGCTCGCCCGGCAGCGCGGCGAACTCAGGCTGGCGTACCGGCTGCTGAGGCTGGCCGCCGAGGCGGGGGAGCGGGGCGGCGACGTCGTCGTGCGCGGCTACTCGCTCGCCGGGCTCGCCGAGACCGGGCGCATCCAGGGCGACTACGAGGCCGTGGGCAGGCTGCACGAGCAGCTCCTCGCCGAGGCCCGCCGCCGCGGCGAGGCCCGGCACACCGTGTGGGCCCTGGAGGGGATCGCCCAGATGCACCGCAACACCGGCTCCTACGACAAGGCCCTGGCCCTGTTCGAGGAGGCGGCCGAGACGGCGTCGCGCGCGGAGGACCGGCGCGGCTGGGCCTGGGCCCTGCGCGGCATCGCCGACGTGGTGTCCGTACGGGACGGGGACGTGGACCGCGCCCTCGACCTGCTGTCGCGGGCGGAGGAGGCCTGCCGCGAGATACGCCTGGCCAGCGCGCTGGCCTACAACCACAAGATGCGCGGCAACGTCCTGTACCGGGCCGGTCGTTACGAGGAGGCCCGCGAGCTGTACGCGCTGGCCCTGGAGGAGTTCCAGGGGATGGAGGAACCGCGCGGCACGGCGCTGTCGCGCCTGGGGCTGGTCAAGTCCCGGGCCCGCCTGGGCCGTGACACCGCCCGGACCGCCGGCGAACTGGCCGAGCTCCGCACCACCTTGGACCGCATCGGCCTGCGGCACGCCCGCGACATGGTCGACAAGGCCGCCGCCGAGCTCGGGGTCGGTCCGCTGCCCGACCACGGCGGAGACGGGCACGGACAGGAGGAACCCGTACTGCCGGCCGTCGGCGCCGAAGCCCTGCGGGCGGTCGACGTGGAGGCGCTGCGATGA